Proteins encoded within one genomic window of Dehalococcoidia bacterium:
- a CDS encoding MMPL family transporter, protein MIGSILVRVWEFVRRHLTVVTIIAVLLIVLAAWGATYVQTDTAASTFAGKNTPEYQRTLEVSKYFNVDPLSAVLQADSIDTLITDHNREAYKYAQERISKVDGIFYCTSPEFYIDLALMNPATPKGVPLKDLIVDSATGQVRPAFAGCFPNPQTGMFVIGIRGWPSQAKEKEIIKAVNQILNDAKFEGNINVTLSGMPSFYLGLKNQINKALGRTMAVAMVLMLIILAFLLRLRGSFLWRWLTLGVVLVAILYTFGIAGALNFKTTTVSMAMFPVLLGLGVDYAIQFQNRYEEESQKGRTASDGIRETFLHIGPPIFIAVVACILAFLAMKSSSIPMISNFGAMLSIGIAVSFIVATLLLMSILYRRDRNKKPVTAEEIAMQTPGIVERGVQRLVPFVRKYTVPIILIFVVLAAGGWSVGSKNEITDAATSFANKNTKEMKDLLLMDKLTGGHVPKNIMISAGDVTDPQVLNWALAKERDIEQKYGVTTGTDIKQVVYCISIADVIMQLTGGPLPATKEGINFILSQLPYELWANFITPDHTKLNVLMITQSSESKYLKPLGKALRDTDLANPPPYIDSVIVTSVDIDVQIRLRAGLEQDHYRITYIGIGLIFVALLILMKFRVRRVLTCLVPIVLILGWSSGIQYLLGIKTTLFMTTMPSQIVAIGTEFTILILWRYYEERDKGGGPDEAMAIAMSKIGRAILVSGLVVIGGFAAMISAVNLPILSNFGIMTCIDVFLCLVSSLLVLPAIVIWFDSRFRRDKETATAM, encoded by the coding sequence ATGATTGGATCTATACTGGTGCGAGTTTGGGAGTTTGTGCGAAGACACCTGACAGTGGTGACCATCATTGCCGTATTACTGATAGTCCTCGCAGCCTGGGGAGCTACCTATGTTCAGACCGATACCGCCGCATCGACCTTCGCTGGCAAGAACACCCCCGAATACCAGAGAACACTGGAGGTCTCCAAGTATTTCAATGTCGACCCGCTTAGCGCAGTCCTTCAGGCGGATTCGATAGATACACTGATAACCGACCATAATCGTGAGGCGTATAAGTACGCCCAAGAGAGGATTTCAAAAGTCGATGGCATTTTCTACTGCACATCCCCTGAATTCTATATAGACCTGGCCTTGATGAATCCTGCCACACCCAAAGGGGTGCCTCTGAAAGACTTGATTGTGGATTCTGCCACCGGCCAGGTACGACCTGCCTTCGCCGGCTGTTTTCCCAACCCGCAGACGGGGATGTTCGTGATCGGAATAAGAGGATGGCCTAGCCAAGCCAAGGAGAAAGAGATCATTAAAGCAGTCAACCAGATACTCAACGATGCCAAGTTCGAGGGGAACATTAACGTCACTTTGTCTGGCATGCCATCCTTCTACCTTGGCCTCAAGAATCAAATCAACAAGGCGCTGGGCAGGACCATGGCCGTGGCCATGGTCCTGATGCTCATCATTCTGGCCTTCCTTTTACGCCTGCGAGGGTCATTCCTGTGGCGATGGCTGACACTGGGCGTCGTACTTGTCGCTATCCTCTATACTTTTGGGATAGCCGGAGCACTGAACTTTAAGACCACCACGGTGTCCATGGCGATGTTCCCCGTCTTGCTTGGACTGGGGGTCGATTATGCCATCCAGTTCCAGAACCGATATGAGGAGGAATCGCAAAAAGGCCGGACGGCGAGTGACGGCATTAGAGAGACTTTCCTGCACATCGGGCCGCCTATCTTCATTGCGGTGGTCGCCTGCATCCTTGCCTTCCTAGCCATGAAGTCCTCGTCGATACCGATGATATCGAATTTTGGCGCGATGCTCTCAATAGGCATAGCCGTCAGCTTCATTGTGGCAACGCTGTTGCTCATGTCAATTCTGTATCGGCGTGATCGCAATAAGAAGCCGGTTACCGCTGAGGAAATCGCCATGCAAACCCCCGGTATCGTCGAAAGAGGAGTGCAGAGGCTGGTGCCTTTTGTGCGCAAATACACGGTCCCTATCATACTCATTTTCGTGGTGCTCGCCGCTGGTGGCTGGTCGGTCGGCAGCAAGAATGAGATTACGGATGCGGCGACTTCATTTGCCAACAAGAATACCAAGGAAATGAAGGACTTGCTCCTTATGGACAAACTGACGGGCGGACATGTGCCAAAGAACATCATGATAAGTGCTGGGGATGTGACCGATCCTCAAGTGTTGAACTGGGCGTTGGCAAAAGAGCGCGACATTGAACAGAAATACGGAGTAACAACTGGAACGGACATCAAACAGGTTGTTTATTGCATCAGTATCGCCGATGTGATAATGCAGTTGACCGGAGGCCCATTGCCTGCTACAAAGGAGGGGATAAACTTTATCCTGAGCCAACTGCCGTACGAATTGTGGGCCAACTTCATCACCCCGGACCACACCAAGCTAAATGTTCTGATGATAACCCAAAGCAGCGAATCCAAATATCTCAAGCCACTCGGCAAGGCTTTACGGGATACCGACTTAGCCAATCCTCCCCCGTATATCGATAGCGTGATCGTCACATCCGTGGATATCGACGTCCAAATTAGACTGCGTGCTGGGCTCGAGCAAGACCACTATCGCATTACCTACATCGGCATTGGCCTTATTTTCGTGGCCCTCCTCATCTTGATGAAATTCAGAGTCCGTAGAGTCTTGACGTGTCTGGTTCCCATAGTCCTGATCCTGGGATGGTCCAGCGGCATCCAGTATCTGCTGGGCATCAAGACTACTCTTTTCATGACTACCATGCCTTCCCAGATCGTTGCTATCGGCACGGAGTTCACCATTCTGATCCTGTGGCGCTATTATGAGGAGCGGGACAAGGGTGGAGGGCCCGATGAGGCCATGGCGATCGCTATGAGCAAGATCGGCCGGGCAATTCTGGTGTCAGGGTTGGTGGTAATTGGCGGCTTTGCAGCGATGATCAGTGCCGTCAATCTGCCCATCCTTAGCAACTTTGGCATCATGACGTGCATCGATGTGTTCCTATGCTTGGTCAGCAGTCTGCTGGTACTCCCCGCGATTGTTATATGGTTTGACTCGAGATTCCGCAGAGACAAGGAGACAGCAACGGCAATGTAA
- a CDS encoding response regulator transcription factor, with amino-acid sequence MEKTRILLVEDHEVVREGVRRLIGRERDMTIVGEVDNAEDALSCVTELKPDVILMDIGLPGMNGIEATERIKSILPTVRVLVMTIHDEEEYVMGIIAAGADGYLLKNTRRSQLVHSLRAVAQGQLTIDESVHPMLIRLATSRNVGSAPIRINAAEQLTSRETEVLTLAAKGMTNKEIAAKLKITPRTVKGHMMNVFTKLRVNSRTEAVLLALRSGWVSM; translated from the coding sequence ATGGAAAAGACAAGAATACTCTTGGTGGAGGATCACGAGGTGGTGCGAGAAGGCGTTCGGCGGCTAATAGGCCGTGAACGAGACATGACAATTGTTGGTGAAGTAGATAACGCAGAGGACGCATTGAGCTGCGTGACTGAGCTCAAGCCTGATGTGATACTTATGGATATCGGTTTGCCTGGCATGAATGGAATCGAAGCTACTGAAAGGATCAAGTCAATCCTCCCAACGGTTAGAGTACTGGTTATGACGATACATGACGAGGAAGAATATGTGATGGGGATCATTGCAGCAGGAGCTGATGGCTATTTATTAAAGAATACCCGTCGCAGCCAGTTGGTCCACAGTCTCCGAGCAGTTGCGCAAGGCCAGCTCACAATCGATGAATCCGTGCATCCAATGTTAATCAGACTCGCCACGTCTCGGAATGTAGGGTCAGCGCCTATCAGGATCAATGCAGCCGAACAGTTGACTTCCAGGGAGACAGAAGTGTTAACCCTGGCCGCTAAGGGTATGACTAACAAAGAAATTGCAGCGAAATTGAAAATCACTCCCCGCACGGTTAAGGGGCATATGATGAACGTTTTCACCAAATTGCGCGTGAATTCGAGAACGGAAGCCGTGCTGCTTGCTTTGAGATCTGGTTGGGTCAGTATGTGA
- a CDS encoding PAS domain S-box protein — protein sequence MASRFTRSWEDMRGIHYVLQDDRVAYARFEGFLPYGYSPQDVIGHLISERIHADNIKEVLEVHRAVLNNGKGPIAYDTVMVGENGSSIPMRCVVWPAMYRDKLAVAGVMTPKTELDSEERPHQEAADMAFLKRTGAANTGDGIAVFQYDRAGHLSCVYANREMSHLSRYSRNELKHLSLRDIFDIEAEGAETGAAWGKGGGTPWRRECDLFLKNGNTMLVEVRFGITESLGKGSPLLILYVSPISAKRLGEIQDRTLEQSLRYYASQLVNTQEEERRRLARELHDNTIQMLLSITDELADIEGVPQQRLAKVNSFLERTIKEVRSFTWDLRPPLLDDMGLAPTLRWFARTLYSKGDLKLKICVTGQERRLSKEVELSLFRIAQESIRNILRHAHASNAVVTLDFGEDYTSLTITDDGVGFDVPNSATGLAAMGKLGIMGMAERAHAVHGKFAIKSRQTGGTSIRVEVPL from the coding sequence ATGGCGTCCAGATTTACGCGATCATGGGAAGACATGCGAGGTATCCATTATGTGCTTCAAGATGACCGAGTTGCCTACGCCCGTTTTGAAGGTTTTCTACCATATGGGTATTCACCTCAAGATGTCATAGGACATCTCATATCGGAGCGGATCCATGCAGATAACATCAAAGAGGTTCTAGAGGTGCATCGCGCGGTGTTGAACAACGGTAAGGGACCGATAGCCTATGACACGGTGATGGTGGGGGAAAATGGGAGCTCCATCCCGATGCGATGTGTGGTTTGGCCAGCGATGTACAGAGACAAACTGGCTGTTGCGGGAGTCATGACACCCAAGACAGAGCTCGACTCTGAAGAAAGGCCGCACCAAGAGGCCGCCGATATGGCTTTTCTTAAGCGGACGGGTGCGGCGAATACTGGCGACGGCATCGCTGTGTTTCAATACGACAGGGCTGGACATCTCTCTTGCGTTTACGCCAATCGAGAGATGAGTCATCTCTCGAGATATAGCAGGAATGAGTTAAAGCATTTGAGTTTAAGGGATATATTTGATATCGAGGCGGAAGGTGCGGAAACGGGAGCGGCATGGGGAAAAGGAGGAGGGACACCTTGGCGGCGTGAGTGTGATCTGTTCCTGAAAAATGGCAATACGATGCTTGTGGAAGTTCGCTTTGGCATCACTGAGAGTCTGGGGAAAGGGAGTCCATTGCTGATACTATACGTGAGCCCAATCTCTGCAAAGAGACTAGGCGAGATTCAGGATAGGACACTTGAGCAGTCTCTGAGATACTATGCCAGTCAGTTGGTGAACACACAGGAGGAGGAGCGGAGACGTCTGGCCAGGGAACTTCATGATAATACAATTCAGATGCTTCTGTCGATAACTGATGAATTGGCAGATATTGAGGGCGTCCCTCAGCAGCGATTGGCCAAAGTCAACAGCTTTCTTGAACGCACCATAAAAGAAGTGCGAAGCTTCACTTGGGATTTAAGGCCACCTTTATTGGACGATATGGGCTTGGCCCCAACCTTAAGGTGGTTTGCAAGAACTCTGTATTCCAAAGGCGACTTGAAATTGAAAATATGTGTAACTGGCCAAGAGAGACGTTTGTCAAAAGAGGTCGAGTTATCGTTGTTTCGCATTGCCCAGGAATCAATTAGAAACATTCTCCGACATGCACATGCTTCAAACGCAGTAGTGACCCTTGACTTTGGGGAGGATTACACATCTTTGACGATTACGGATGACGGTGTCGGATTTGATGTCCCTAACAGCGCAACAGGTCTTGCCGCTATGGGAAAACTGGGCATCATGGGGATGGCTGAGCGGGCTCACGCGGTGCATGGCAAATTCGCGATCAAATCCCGTCAGACGGGAGGGACATCTATCCGCGTTGAGGTGCCCTTGTGA